In Odocoileus virginianus isolate 20LAN1187 ecotype Illinois chromosome 5, Ovbor_1.2, whole genome shotgun sequence, a single window of DNA contains:
- the SMIM42 gene encoding small integral membrane protein 42, translating to MSSPQLPAFLWDKHTLTSTISDPAYLVKVLFFFTLLMTLVTLLILVWKVTKDEGHKNREPDQRKEATLLA from the coding sequence ATGTCTTCCCCACAGCTTCCAGCCTTCTTATGGGACAAGCATACACTGACCTCTACCATATCTGATCCTGCTTACCTGGTCAAAGTCCTCTTCTTCTTTACACTCCTGATGACTCTGGTCACTCTACTTATCCTAGTCTGGAAGGTAACCAAAGATGAAGGCCACAAGAACAGAGAACCAGACCAAAGAAAGGAGGCGACACTGCTGGCGTGA